From a region of the Nitrospirota bacterium genome:
- a CDS encoding type II toxin-antitoxin system HicB family antitoxin: MQIIFTIQLPAQVKKSGKWFISSCSILDVHSQGESEKKALNNLVEALRLFLVSCFERGTLDEVLSDCGFTPIEVKGPVKAQPFPKKYKSINVPLPFSLKGSHAHCHV, from the coding sequence ATGCAGATTATTTTTACAATACAATTACCAGCGCAGGTTAAGAAAAGCGGTAAATGGTTTATATCATCCTGCTCTATCCTGGATGTTCACTCTCAGGGTGAGTCAGAGAAAAAGGCGCTTAATAATCTTGTTGAGGCATTAAGGCTTTTCCTTGTATCCTGCTTTGAGAGGGGAACCTTAGATGAAGTCCTTAGTGATTGTGGATTCACACCCATAGAGGTAAAGGGGCCGGTAAAAGCTCAACCCTTCCCAAAAAAATATAAAAGCATCAATGTTCCTCTTCCCTTTAGTCTTAAAGGGAGTCATGCCCATTGTCACGTTTAA
- a CDS encoding type II toxin-antitoxin system HicA family toxin, which produces MSRLTPVHWKTLKCIFEKAGFIYKKTEGSHHVFEKEGVKRPVIIPNYDEIGLDIIKSCMRTAGMSRDEYFKYLDECK; this is translated from the coding sequence TTGTCACGTTTAACCCCTGTTCATTGGAAGACCTTAAAGTGTATTTTTGAGAAGGCTGGCTTTATTTATAAAAAGACTGAAGGAAGTCATCATGTTTTTGAAAAGGAAGGGGTTAAGCGTCCTGTCATTATCCCTAACTATGATGAGATAGGTCTTGATATAATAAAATCATGTATGCGAACTGCCGGCATGAGCAGGGATGAATATTTTAAATATTTAGATGAGTGCAAATAG
- a CDS encoding phage major capsid protein, with product MDILQQSQIKKATELLNSAARQEKINDSIGLSDREIKRYSILSGIKGKYDSIINRSSFRDSFEAECHDTIAKRLGIPISDGQFYVPAEILYRDLTAGISSAGGYLVGSTTGGSFIEILRNRSVVFRLGAQRMPGQTQQILLPKQTGAATAYWLNLEATAPTETTQTFGQVALTPKTVGAYTEVSRQLLLQSDPSAEAIVTSDLASVVGVALDSGTISGSGMAGQPQGIMNTTGIGTVTGTSLGYDGLVEFQSDVATASAVLNEGAQGYVTTPAVAKLLKTRQRFTGTDSPLWQGSISSGMIEGARAVSTLQMPTATMLFGDWSQIVVAEWGNLTIEVNPFADFKARIIGVRAMWSVDVTIRHAESFSVATSIT from the coding sequence ATGGACATACTACAGCAATCGCAGATTAAAAAAGCGACAGAGCTCCTCAACTCGGCAGCGAGGCAGGAGAAAATCAACGACAGTATTGGATTATCGGACCGTGAGATTAAACGGTATTCGATTCTGTCCGGCATAAAAGGCAAATATGACTCAATTATAAACCGGTCCTCCTTCAGGGATAGTTTCGAGGCTGAATGTCACGACACGATTGCAAAGCGTCTTGGAATACCAATCAGTGACGGACAATTCTACGTTCCGGCAGAGATACTTTACAGGGACTTAACAGCGGGCATTTCAAGCGCCGGCGGCTACCTTGTCGGCTCAACGACTGGCGGCTCATTTATCGAAATATTGCGCAACAGGAGCGTTGTCTTTCGTCTCGGCGCACAACGTATGCCTGGACAGACTCAGCAGATACTTTTGCCGAAACAAACTGGCGCAGCCACAGCCTACTGGTTAAACTTAGAGGCAACAGCACCAACAGAAACCACACAAACGTTCGGACAGGTAGCGCTTACACCCAAGACTGTTGGCGCATACACAGAGGTATCACGTCAATTGCTTCTGCAAAGCGACCCATCAGCAGAGGCCATTGTGACAAGCGACCTTGCATCAGTTGTCGGCGTTGCATTGGACAGCGGCACAATCAGCGGCAGCGGTATGGCGGGACAGCCACAGGGCATAATGAACACAACCGGTATAGGGACCGTAACAGGGACCAGCCTCGGATATGACGGACTGGTAGAATTTCAGAGCGACGTTGCGACGGCAAGTGCTGTCCTCAACGAAGGCGCGCAGGGGTATGTAACAACTCCGGCAGTGGCAAAGTTATTAAAGACCCGGCAGCGGTTCACCGGGACAGACTCACCACTATGGCAGGGCTCTATAAGCTCCGGCATGATAGAGGGCGCAAGGGCAGTAAGCACTTTGCAAATGCCTACAGCGACCATGTTATTCGGAGACTGGAGTCAAATTGTAGTTGCAGAATGGGGTAATCTTACCATCGAAGTAAATCCGTTCGCAGACTTTAAGGCCAGAATAATCGGCGTCAGGGCAATGTGGTCAGTGGATGTCACTATCAGACATGCAGAATCTTTTTCAGTTGCGACTTCAATTACATAA